In the Muricauda sp. MAR_2010_75 genome, one interval contains:
- the groL gene encoding chaperonin GroEL (60 kDa chaperone family; promotes refolding of misfolded polypeptides especially under stressful conditions; forms two stacked rings of heptamers to form a barrel-shaped 14mer; ends can be capped by GroES; misfolded proteins enter the barrel where they are refolded when GroES binds) yields the protein MAKDIKFDIDARDGLKKGVDKLAEAVKVTLGPKGRNVIISKSFGAPQVTKDGVSVAKEIELEDPLEDMGAQMVKEVASRTNDQAGDGTTTATVLAQAIVKEGLKNVAAGANPMDLKRGIDKAVEALVADLEKQAKKVGNDSDKIKQVASISSNNDETIGDLIAKAFDKVGKEGVITVEEAKGTDTYVDVVEGMQFDRGYLSPYFVTDTDKMVADLENPYILLFDKKISNLQEILPILEPVAQSGRPLLIIAEDVEGQALATLVVNKLRGGLKIAAVKAPGFGDRRKAMLEDIAILTGGTVISEERGFSLENASLDMLGTAETVTIDKDNTTIVNGSGKPSDIKARVNQIKSQIETTTSDYDKEKLQERLAKLAGGVAVLYVGAASEVEMKEKKDRVDDALHATRAAVEEGIVAGGGVALVRAKKVLEKLATDSLDETTGVQIVAKAIESPLRTIVENAGGEGSVVISKVLEGKKDYGYDAKSDKYVDMLQAGIIDPKKVTRIALENAASVAGMILTTECALTDIKEDAPAGPPMGGGGMPGMM from the coding sequence ATGGCAAAAGATATTAAGTTTGACATAGATGCACGTGACGGCCTTAAAAAGGGCGTCGACAAATTGGCCGAAGCTGTTAAAGTAACCTTGGGACCCAAGGGTAGAAACGTGATCATCAGCAAATCATTTGGAGCACCACAGGTTACCAAAGATGGTGTGTCCGTAGCAAAAGAAATAGAATTGGAAGATCCCCTTGAAGACATGGGGGCTCAAATGGTAAAGGAAGTTGCTTCCAGAACCAATGACCAAGCTGGTGATGGTACCACTACTGCAACCGTTTTGGCACAGGCCATTGTTAAGGAAGGTCTTAAAAACGTTGCCGCTGGCGCCAACCCCATGGATTTGAAAAGAGGTATCGACAAAGCAGTTGAGGCCTTGGTTGCAGATCTTGAAAAGCAAGCCAAAAAAGTGGGCAATGACTCAGACAAAATCAAACAAGTTGCCTCAATTTCTTCAAATAATGACGAAACTATTGGCGACCTTATCGCAAAAGCATTTGATAAAGTTGGAAAAGAGGGTGTAATCACCGTTGAGGAAGCCAAAGGTACCGATACCTATGTTGACGTGGTTGAAGGTATGCAGTTTGACAGGGGATACCTTTCTCCTTACTTCGTGACCGATACAGACAAAATGGTTGCCGATTTGGAGAACCCGTACATCCTTCTTTTCGACAAGAAAATTTCCAACCTACAGGAAATCCTTCCTATTCTTGAGCCCGTTGCACAATCTGGAAGACCTCTTTTGATCATTGCTGAAGATGTTGAGGGTCAAGCCTTGGCTACTTTGGTCGTGAACAAATTGAGAGGTGGCCTTAAAATTGCCGCGGTAAAAGCACCTGGATTCGGGGACAGAAGAAAAGCCATGTTGGAAGACATCGCTATCCTGACCGGGGGCACCGTTATTTCTGAAGAAAGAGGGTTCTCTTTGGAAAACGCTTCTTTGGACATGTTGGGTACAGCTGAAACAGTGACCATCGATAAGGACAATACAACCATCGTAAATGGTTCTGGTAAGCCTTCCGATATCAAAGCAAGAGTGAATCAAATCAAATCCCAGATTGAAACTACCACTTCTGACTACGACAAGGAAAAATTGCAAGAGCGCTTGGCAAAATTGGCCGGCGGGGTGGCCGTTTTGTACGTAGGAGCAGCTTCAGAAGTTGAAATGAAGGAGAAAAAAGACCGAGTTGATGATGCCCTACACGCTACACGTGCCGCTGTTGAAGAAGGCATTGTTGCCGGTGGTGGTGTCGCCTTGGTAAGAGCCAAAAAAGTTCTTGAGAAATTGGCAACCGATTCCTTGGATGAAACCACAGGTGTACAAATCGTGGCCAAGGCCATTGAGTCTCCTTTGCGTACCATTGTTGAAAACGCAGGTGGTGAAGGTTCTGTAGTAATTTCAAAGGTACTTGAAGGTAAAAAGGATTATGGATATGATGCCAAGTCAGACAAGTATGTTGACATGCTTCAAGCGGGTATCATCGATCCCAAGAAAGTAACCCGAATTGCTTTGGAAAATGCCGCTTCGGTAGCAGGTATGATCTTGACCACAGAATGTGCATTGACCGACATCAAAGAAGATGCTCCGGCCGGACCTCCAATGGGTGGCGGTGGAATGCCTGGCATGATGTAA
- the groES gene encoding co-chaperone GroES, with product MAKVNIKPLADRVLIEPLQAETKTASGIIIPDNAKEKPQKGNVVAVGPGTKDEKVTVKVGDTVLYGKYAGTELKLDGTDYLMMRESDILAIV from the coding sequence ATGGCTAAAGTTAATATCAAACCATTGGCAGACAGGGTTCTTATTGAGCCACTACAGGCCGAGACCAAAACTGCCTCCGGTATCATCATCCCGGACAACGCAAAGGAAAAACCTCAAAAAGGCAACGTTGTAGCCGTTGGACCCGGAACCAAAGATGAAAAAGTGACCGTTAAAGTTGGTGATACTGTTCTTTATGGAAAATATGCCGGCACCGAACTAAAATTGGACGGGACCGACTATTTGATGATGCGCGAAAGCGATATTTTGGCAATAGTATAA
- a CDS encoding glycoside hydrolase family 18 protein: MKQLRSITLLLLFGLITAFTVFKNQPDSDDPSVAVMAYYVPEKEYKPEELPLHQLTHIIFSFTHVIDGKMQFRNEEDGKKLEQLVEQRKNHPNLKIMIACGGWGADGFSDMSQTTENRKKFVESVIEFNKKYDLDGIDIDWEYPAIPAADTGARPEDKQNFTLLMKELRESLDTLERKQTLTFASAGWKPYYDNIELNKVMDYVDYMNIMTYDQVGSNSPYTGHHTPLGYIKEKDLEGTPAAEFINNWKKERGDDRDYGPRSAEKIVEYCLEQGVKPEQMVIGSAFYGRAWKGVPPHNNGLYQTNAGPYIGWAAYYNIRSDFEQNPNFKRYWDSIAKAPYLYNAKDSIFISYDDTVSVRMKTEYALKKKLGGIMFWQLGNDTKEKNSLLKSMFDAATKD, from the coding sequence ATGAAACAGCTGCGTTCCATTACACTTCTACTTCTTTTCGGATTGATTACGGCATTTACCGTTTTTAAAAATCAACCCGATTCCGATGACCCCTCAGTGGCCGTAATGGCCTATTACGTTCCAGAGAAGGAGTATAAACCTGAGGAACTTCCTTTGCATCAACTCACCCATATCATTTTTTCCTTTACCCATGTGATTGATGGAAAAATGCAATTCAGAAATGAAGAAGATGGCAAAAAATTGGAACAATTGGTAGAACAGCGAAAAAATCATCCAAATCTCAAAATAATGATTGCCTGTGGCGGATGGGGTGCTGATGGGTTTTCCGATATGTCCCAGACTACGGAAAACAGGAAAAAATTTGTGGAAAGTGTGATTGAATTCAATAAAAAATACGATTTGGATGGAATTGACATTGATTGGGAATACCCAGCCATTCCCGCTGCGGATACTGGTGCACGACCTGAAGACAAACAAAATTTCACCCTTTTGATGAAAGAATTACGGGAATCCTTGGATACACTGGAACGCAAACAGACCTTGACCTTTGCTTCAGCAGGTTGGAAACCCTACTACGACAACATCGAACTGAATAAGGTAATGGATTATGTGGACTACATGAACATTATGACCTACGATCAAGTCGGTTCAAACTCTCCTTATACCGGACACCATACACCTCTGGGCTATATCAAAGAAAAAGACCTTGAAGGTACTCCAGCAGCAGAATTCATCAATAATTGGAAAAAAGAACGTGGTGATGACCGGGATTACGGCCCAAGATCTGCCGAAAAAATAGTGGAATACTGTCTGGAACAAGGGGTAAAACCTGAACAAATGGTAATTGGTTCCGCTTTTTATGGACGCGCCTGGAAGGGCGTTCCTCCCCATAACAATGGGCTTTACCAGACCAACGCCGGTCCGTATATTGGATGGGCCGCCTATTACAATATCCGAAGTGATTTTGAACAAAACCCCAATTTTAAACGCTATTGGGACTCCATTGCCAAAGCACCCTACCTCTACAACGCCAAAGACAGTATTTTCATCAGTTATGACGATACCGTTTCGGTACGAATGAAAACCGAATATGCCCTAAAAAAGAAATTGGGCGGGATCATGTTTTGGCAATTGGGCAATGATACCAAGGAAAAAAACAGTCTCCTAAAATCAATGTTTGATGCCGCCACCAAGGATTAA
- a CDS encoding heavy metal-binding domain-containing protein: MRTNIRTIIGIAFASALVLTVSCKGKTEEAKETSTEATMEHEGHDMDNMNHEDHDMDGMETAKMEGKEYTSKYVCPMHCEGSGSDEEGKCPVCGMTYVLNEEHMADGHTHN; encoded by the coding sequence ATGAGAACAAACATCAGAACAATTATCGGAATTGCATTTGCATCTGCGTTGGTACTTACCGTATCGTGCAAAGGAAAAACGGAGGAAGCAAAGGAAACATCCACGGAAGCCACCATGGAGCACGAAGGCCATGATATGGATAACATGAACCATGAAGATCATGATATGGATGGTATGGAGACTGCTAAAATGGAAGGTAAGGAATATACCTCTAAATATGTTTGTCCAATGCATTGTGAGGGCAGTGGAAGTGATGAAGAGGGGAAATGCCCTGTTTGCGGTATGACCTATGTGTTGAATGAGGAGCACATGGCAGATGGGCACACCCATAATTAA
- a CDS encoding AraC family transcriptional regulator: protein MRIKVKNMVCERCKGVLKNEFRDMGIEVVQIDLGEVEFKDSAMGQIEHIREILTKNGFELIEDVNQTYIVDIKKHLINALENRSDQNLSEYLAQKLNRDYSALSKMFSAKEGLTIEKYFILLKMEKVKEEIQMGTKTFSEIAYDLNYKSSSHLAKQFKSVTGMSMTDYKKVQEWNRRPLDQIV, encoded by the coding sequence ATGCGTATTAAAGTCAAAAATATGGTATGCGAAAGATGCAAAGGTGTCCTGAAAAACGAATTTCGGGATATGGGCATTGAAGTGGTGCAAATTGACTTGGGCGAAGTTGAATTTAAAGATTCGGCCATGGGCCAAATAGAGCATATTCGGGAGATTTTGACCAAAAATGGTTTTGAATTGATTGAGGATGTCAATCAGACGTATATCGTCGATATCAAGAAACACTTGATCAATGCGTTAGAAAATCGTTCCGATCAAAATCTCTCAGAATACTTGGCCCAAAAACTGAACAGAGACTATTCGGCACTTAGTAAAATGTTCAGTGCCAAAGAGGGGTTGACCATTGAAAAGTATTTTATCCTCCTCAAAATGGAGAAGGTAAAGGAAGAGATACAAATGGGAACCAAAACCTTCTCCGAAATAGCCTACGATTTAAACTACAAGAGCAGTAGCCATTTGGCCAAACAATTTAAATCAGTAACTGGAATGTCGATGACTGACTATAAAAAGGTACAGGAGTGGAACAGGAGGCCGTTGGACCAAATTGTATAA
- a CDS encoding PepSY domain-containing protein, whose translation MVKRTTAVKIRKAHRYLGLFLGIQFIMWTASGLYFSWTDIDEIHGDHFRNMDYEPAAFDGLIGLSQINLPAKISSLHLKDIGGEPYYWINNEFLVNARDGSLKKGISEQEALAVAQKQMSPELKVKAVEVIQETDKHHEYRERKLPAYVISYESPEDIKVYVSVEDGSFQTVRHRNWRWFDFLWMTHTMDYESRDDFNTTVLRAFSLMGLITVLSGFLLWFTSSPTMRKVVKRKK comes from the coding sequence ATGGTAAAACGAACAACAGCGGTTAAGATTAGAAAGGCCCACCGATATTTGGGGCTGTTTTTGGGAATTCAATTCATCATGTGGACGGCCAGCGGCCTTTACTTCAGTTGGACTGATATTGATGAAATCCATGGGGATCACTTCAGGAATATGGATTATGAACCTGCAGCTTTTGATGGTCTCATTGGACTTTCGCAAATCAATCTACCTGCTAAAATAAGTTCGTTGCACCTAAAGGACATAGGAGGGGAACCTTACTATTGGATCAATAATGAATTTTTGGTCAATGCTAGGGATGGAAGTCTAAAAAAGGGTATTTCGGAACAAGAAGCCTTGGCGGTTGCCCAAAAACAGATGTCACCTGAGCTAAAGGTAAAGGCTGTTGAGGTGATTCAAGAAACCGATAAGCACCACGAGTACCGGGAACGAAAATTACCGGCTTATGTGATTTCGTATGAGTCCCCTGAAGACATCAAGGTCTATGTATCGGTGGAGGATGGTTCTTTTCAGACTGTTCGGCACCGGAATTGGCGTTGGTTCGATTTTCTGTGGATGACCCATACAATGGATTATGAAAGTAGGGACGATTTTAATACAACCGTCCTTCGAGCCTTTTCCCTTATGGGATTGATTACTGTACTGAGCGGATTTTTGCTCTGGTTTACCTCATCGCCAACGATGCGAAAGGTTGTAAAAAGAAAAAAATAA
- a CDS encoding efflux RND transporter periplasmic adaptor subunit produces the protein MKKENIIYIGIAVVVGLLAGYLIFGGSSETTNEEQVHDHSAEMASGEMWTCSMHPQIMQPEPGSCPICGMDLIPADSAGEGLSHSQISMTANAMTLAGVETVTVGAGNTSEGNVKLSGKVAVNQESDAVQSAYFNGRIERLNINYEGEEVKRGQQLATIYSPELVSAQQELITALKLKSTQPALYTAVRNKLKLWKLSDAQINQIETSGKVVENFPVYANVSGVVSSIMVEEGDYVKTGSPLVKVANLNSVWAIFDAYENQLELFKKGQTLEVSTRSYPNETFQATISFVDPLLNNSSRTLEVRAELDNKKGLLKPGMFVVGEIKTSENMMADVVTVPESAVLWTGERSVVYVQPNPGESVFEMREVALGNLSNGSYPVVSGLEVGEEVVAKGTFTVDAAAQLQGKKSMMNKSGGATMTGHEGHGMRMDFSNDFETAFNEVLDSYLKLKNALVDSDTDKAKKWASETAQTIQNLKSMEMDDMGTTHVKKIEEYLSNIAEESSIESQRKDFVLLSENMILIGNQLKGLDQKLYVQHCPMADNNKGANWISAEKEIRNPYYGEAMLTCGSVVHTW, from the coding sequence ATGAAAAAAGAAAATATCATTTATATCGGGATTGCGGTTGTAGTGGGACTACTGGCCGGATACCTCATTTTTGGAGGTAGCTCCGAAACAACAAATGAAGAGCAGGTACATGACCATAGTGCGGAGATGGCTTCCGGCGAAATGTGGACATGTTCCATGCATCCGCAGATCATGCAGCCAGAACCGGGATCTTGCCCTATTTGCGGCATGGATTTAATTCCTGCCGATTCAGCAGGTGAAGGGCTATCGCATTCGCAAATTAGCATGACGGCAAATGCCATGACCTTGGCAGGTGTGGAGACCGTGACCGTTGGAGCTGGAAACACCAGTGAGGGGAATGTAAAACTTTCGGGAAAGGTTGCTGTTAACCAAGAATCCGATGCCGTACAATCCGCTTACTTTAATGGCAGAATAGAACGCTTGAACATTAATTATGAGGGTGAAGAAGTAAAAAGAGGGCAGCAACTGGCCACTATCTATTCTCCGGAACTGGTATCGGCACAACAAGAATTGATTACCGCACTGAAACTAAAATCCACCCAACCCGCTTTGTATACCGCGGTACGGAACAAATTAAAATTATGGAAGCTGTCCGATGCACAAATCAATCAAATTGAGACTTCGGGGAAGGTGGTTGAAAATTTTCCGGTGTATGCCAATGTTTCGGGGGTTGTTTCTTCCATTATGGTGGAGGAAGGCGATTATGTGAAAACCGGTTCACCTCTGGTGAAAGTGGCCAATTTAAATTCGGTATGGGCCATTTTTGATGCCTATGAAAACCAGTTGGAGCTCTTCAAAAAAGGGCAAACGCTAGAAGTGTCAACCAGGTCATATCCCAATGAAACATTTCAGGCGACCATTTCCTTTGTGGATCCCTTGCTGAACAATTCCAGTAGAACCTTGGAAGTTCGAGCAGAATTGGACAACAAAAAAGGCCTATTGAAACCGGGAATGTTTGTGGTTGGGGAAATAAAAACGTCAGAAAACATGATGGCAGACGTGGTCACCGTTCCTGAAAGTGCAGTGCTATGGACGGGGGAACGTTCGGTGGTTTATGTACAACCAAACCCCGGTGAATCCGTTTTTGAAATGCGGGAAGTAGCCTTGGGAAATTTGAGCAATGGCAGCTACCCCGTGGTCTCCGGTCTTGAAGTTGGGGAAGAGGTTGTGGCCAAAGGTACCTTTACCGTGGATGCCGCAGCCCAATTGCAAGGTAAAAAATCCATGATGAACAAGAGTGGTGGTGCGACCATGACCGGGCATGAAGGCCATGGGATGAGGATGGACTTTTCAAATGACTTTGAAACTGCATTCAATGAAGTGTTGGACTCCTACTTAAAGCTGAAAAATGCCTTGGTAGATTCGGATACCGACAAGGCAAAAAAATGGGCGAGCGAGACAGCACAAACAATACAAAATCTAAAATCCATGGAAATGGATGATATGGGGACGACCCATGTAAAAAAAATTGAAGAATACCTTTCCAATATCGCTGAAGAAAGCTCCATTGAGTCCCAACGAAAGGATTTTGTGCTGTTGTCGGAAAACATGATTCTAATTGGAAACCAATTGAAGGGCTTGGACCAAAAACTGTATGTACAGCATTGTCCTATGGCGGATAATAATAAAGGAGCCAATTGGATAAGTGCCGAAAAGGAAATTAGAAACCCCTATTATGGAGAGGCCATGCTAACCTGTGGCAGTGTGGTCCATACGTGGTAA
- a CDS encoding heavy metal translocating P-type ATPase, with translation MKHTYHIHGMSCNGCRNHVEQTLSKVDGVTGVEVSLEKAEAAIEMKEHIPIETFEEALEKDGGGYSIHTHGHHHHPPKKEEKKTVSNGNGTFYCPMRCEGDKTYEEPGDCPVCGMDLVEEQNTDTSSKQQWTCPMHPEVVEDGPGSCPICGMDLVPMKPEASAEEKTYKKLLKKFWIAVGFTLPIFLIAMSEMIPDNPLYQLMAPRYWNWVQFGLSLPVVFYATWMFFERAYRSIKTWNLNMFTLIGIGAGVAFVFSILGLLFPGFFPDQFKTESGAVHVYFEAATVILTLVLLGQLLEARAHSKTNNAVKELLKLAPNKAVKVVDGEEVEVSIDDIEKGDILRVKPGEKIPVDGIITEGETSVDESMVTGEPIPVEKGVDDKVSSGTINGNQSFLMKAEKVGSDTLLSQIIDMVNQASRSRAPIQNLADKVSAYFVPAVVIISVITFAVWAIWGPQPAYVYALINAIAVLIIACPCALGLATPMSVMVGVGKGAQNGVLIKNAEALEKMADVDTLIIDKTGTITEGKPTFDHLEVFSDDYSEKDLLQYMVSVNANSEHPLAQATVNYGKEQDIKILKTESFNAVTGMGVEGKIKDAEVHLGNLKLMEKAQAEISDEMQVKVKKAQDKGMTVSYIAIDGKCHGFVAIGDKLKETSAKAIKAIQEKGISVIMLTGDNANTAKAVASELHLNDFKAETLPEDKMKEVERLQGQGKVVAMAGDGINDAPALAKSDLGIAMGTGTDVAIESAMITLVKGDLHGIVKARNLSEAVMKNIKQNLFFALIYNTIGVPVAAGVLYPFFGILLSPMIAALAMSFSSVSVIANALRLRTKSID, from the coding sequence ATGAAACATACCTATCACATACACGGAATGAGCTGTAATGGCTGTAGAAATCATGTAGAGCAAACCCTTTCAAAAGTTGATGGGGTTACCGGGGTTGAAGTCAGTTTGGAGAAGGCCGAGGCTGCAATCGAGATGAAGGAACATATTCCCATTGAAACCTTCGAGGAAGCTTTGGAAAAAGATGGGGGCGGATACAGCATTCATACGCACGGTCACCACCATCATCCCCCCAAGAAAGAGGAAAAAAAAACGGTTTCGAACGGGAATGGCACCTTTTATTGCCCCATGCGATGCGAAGGGGACAAAACCTACGAAGAACCAGGAGACTGCCCGGTTTGTGGTATGGATTTGGTAGAGGAACAGAACACAGATACAAGTTCCAAACAACAATGGACCTGCCCCATGCACCCCGAAGTGGTGGAAGATGGTCCCGGTTCTTGCCCCATTTGCGGAATGGATTTGGTGCCGATGAAGCCGGAAGCCAGTGCTGAGGAAAAGACCTATAAAAAACTGCTCAAGAAGTTTTGGATAGCGGTGGGGTTTACGCTCCCTATTTTCCTGATTGCCATGAGTGAGATGATACCCGATAACCCATTGTACCAACTAATGGCGCCCAGATACTGGAACTGGGTGCAGTTTGGGTTATCACTTCCTGTGGTCTTTTACGCCACATGGATGTTTTTTGAACGGGCCTACCGAAGTATAAAAACATGGAACCTGAATATGTTCACCTTAATTGGAATCGGTGCCGGTGTGGCATTTGTGTTCAGTATACTTGGACTGTTGTTTCCTGGGTTTTTTCCAGACCAATTCAAGACCGAATCTGGGGCGGTTCATGTATATTTTGAAGCAGCAACTGTTATCCTTACGCTGGTGCTTTTAGGACAATTGTTGGAAGCCAGAGCGCATAGCAAAACCAATAATGCTGTAAAGGAATTGTTGAAATTGGCCCCTAACAAAGCCGTCAAAGTTGTGGATGGCGAGGAGGTTGAAGTCAGTATCGATGACATTGAAAAAGGTGATATCCTTCGGGTAAAACCGGGAGAAAAAATTCCTGTGGATGGCATTATCACTGAAGGGGAAACCTCTGTGGACGAATCCATGGTAACTGGTGAACCCATTCCCGTTGAAAAAGGAGTGGATGACAAGGTCAGCAGTGGCACCATTAATGGAAATCAATCTTTTTTGATGAAAGCTGAAAAAGTGGGTAGCGATACGCTTTTATCACAAATCATCGATATGGTGAACCAAGCCAGCCGAAGCCGGGCACCCATTCAGAATTTGGCGGATAAGGTATCGGCTTATTTTGTGCCTGCAGTGGTCATTATTTCCGTGATCACATTTGCAGTTTGGGCCATTTGGGGGCCACAGCCCGCCTATGTCTACGCATTGATCAATGCCATTGCGGTCTTGATCATTGCCTGTCCGTGTGCACTGGGTCTCGCGACCCCAATGTCCGTGATGGTCGGGGTGGGTAAGGGTGCCCAAAATGGGGTGCTTATTAAAAATGCAGAAGCCTTGGAAAAAATGGCTGATGTGGACACCTTGATTATCGACAAAACAGGAACCATAACCGAAGGCAAACCCACGTTTGATCATTTGGAGGTATTTTCAGATGATTATTCGGAAAAAGATTTGTTGCAATATATGGTCTCGGTTAATGCCAATAGTGAACACCCTTTAGCGCAGGCTACGGTAAATTATGGTAAGGAACAAGACATCAAGATTCTAAAAACAGAGTCCTTCAATGCGGTTACGGGTATGGGGGTTGAAGGTAAAATCAAGGATGCCGAAGTTCATTTGGGTAACCTTAAATTGATGGAAAAGGCCCAAGCGGAAATATCTGACGAGATGCAAGTCAAGGTCAAAAAAGCACAGGACAAAGGCATGACCGTTTCGTACATTGCCATTGACGGAAAATGCCATGGCTTTGTGGCCATCGGCGATAAATTAAAAGAAACCAGTGCCAAAGCTATAAAGGCTATTCAAGAGAAGGGAATTTCTGTGATCATGCTCACCGGGGATAATGCCAACACGGCCAAGGCGGTTGCCAGTGAATTGCATTTGAATGATTTTAAGGCAGAAACCCTGCCAGAGGATAAAATGAAAGAAGTGGAGCGTTTGCAAGGCCAAGGAAAAGTGGTTGCCATGGCCGGGGATGGCATCAACGATGCTCCAGCACTGGCCAAGAGCGACTTGGGCATTGCTATGGGTACGGGTACCGATGTGGCCATAGAAAGTGCCATGATCACTTTGGTAAAAGGCGACCTGCACGGCATTGTAAAAGCACGGAACCTTAGTGAGGCCGTGATGAAAAACATAAAACAAAACCTATTTTTTGCATTGATCTACAACACCATCGGTGTGCCGGTTGCGGCAGGGGTGCTCTATCCCTTCTTTGGGATTTTGCTCTCACCCATGATTGCAGCCCTCGCCATGAGCTTTAGCTCGGTATCGGTGATAGCCAATGCATTGCGACTACGAACTAAATCAATCGACTAA
- the secG gene encoding preprotein translocase subunit SecG produces the protein MSTFTIFLILIIIVCLLLVLVIMVQNPKGGGLSSSFGGGGNQVVGGVKKTGDFLDKSTWTLATLLIVLILLSNVSLKGSYSQADSKLLQGDDTEATVPETVPEEVPEQLPPADSSDPTDTIN, from the coding sequence ATGAGCACGTTTACAATTTTTTTGATATTGATCATTATCGTGTGCCTTTTGTTGGTCTTGGTCATTATGGTCCAAAACCCTAAAGGAGGTGGATTGTCCTCGTCTTTCGGAGGCGGTGGAAACCAAGTTGTGGGAGGTGTAAAAAAGACCGGCGACTTTTTGGACAAAAGTACCTGGACCCTGGCCACCCTATTAATTGTATTGATTCTTTTGTCCAACGTTTCCCTCAAGGGAAGTTACAGTCAAGCAGATTCAAAATTGTTACAGGGCGATGATACGGAAGCCACAGTTCCGGAAACAGTGCCCGAGGAAGTTCCCGAGCAACTTCCACCTGCTGACAGTTCCGATCCAACGGACACCATCAATTAA